Proteins found in one Miscanthus floridulus cultivar M001 chromosome 4, ASM1932011v1, whole genome shotgun sequence genomic segment:
- the LOC136552884 gene encoding GDSL esterase/lipase At2g23540-like: MVHRAVAMAAVAAVLFVTAAAAGVGAAEVVDEFGGGASFIFGDSLVDAGNNNYIPTLSRANMTPNGIDFAATGGTPTGRFTNGRTIADIIGEMLGQADYSPPFLAPNTSGGAILNGVNYASGGGGILNGTGKVFVNRIGMDLQVDYFNITRQQLDALLGRDKAREFLGKKAIFSVTVGSNDFLNNYLMPVLSTGTRISESPDAFVDDLIFHLRDQLTRLHTLDARKFVVANVGPLGCIPYQKTINRVGEDECVKLPNQLAAQYNARLRELIIELNDGLPGARFCLANVYDLVMELITNYPNYGFETASVACCGNGGSYDGLVPCGPTTSLCDDRDKHVFWDPYHPSEVANVLLAKYIVDGDTKYISPINLRKLYSL, from the exons ATGGTTCATCGAGCGGTGGCGATGGCCGCCGTGGCGGCGGTGCTCTTCgtcaccgcggcggcggcgggagtaGGAGCGGCGGAGGTGGTGGACGAGTTCGGGGGCGGGGCGTCCTTCATCTTCGGGGACTCACTAGTGGACGCCGGCAACAACAACTACATCCCGACTCTATCCCGGGCCAACATGACCCCGAACGGCATCGACTTCGCGGCGACGGGCGGGACGCCCACGGGTCGCTTCACGAACGGGCGGACGATCGCGGACATCATCGGCGAGATGCTGGGGCAGGCAGACTACTCGCCGCCGTTCCTGGCGCCCAACACGAGCGGCGGCGCGATCCTGAACGGCGTCAACTACGCGTCGGGCGGCGGCGGGATCCTGAACGGCACGGGGAAGGTGTTCGTGAACCGGATCGGGATGGACCTGCAGGTGGACTACTTCAACATCACGAGGCAGCAGCTGGACGCGCTGCTGGGGAGGGACAAGGCCCGGGAGTTTCTGGGGAAGAAGGCTATCTTCTCCGTCACTGTTGGGTCGAATGACTTCCTCAACAACTACCTCATGCCCGTGCTGTCTACTGGCACAAGGATCAGTGAGTCGCCTGACGCCTTCGTGGACGACCTCATCTTCCACCTCCGGGACCAGCTCACG AGGCTGCACACGCTGGACGCGCGCAAGTTCGTGGTGGCCAACGTGGGGCCGCTGGGGTGCATCCCGTACCAGAAGACCATCAACCGGGTGGGGGAGGACGAGTGCGTGAAGCTTCCCAACCAGCTGGCGGCGCAGTACAACGCTCGGCTCAGGGAGCTCATCATCGAGCTCAACGACGGCCTCCCCGGCGCCAGGTTCTGCCTCGCCAACGTCTACGACCTCGTCATGGAGCTCATCACAAACTACCCCAACTACG GGTTCGAGACGGCCAGCGTGGCGTGCTGCGGCAACGGCGGGTCGTACGACGGGCTGGTGCCGTGCGGGCCGACGACGAGCCTGTGCGACGACCGGGACAAGCACGTGTTCTGGGACCCCTACCACCCCAGCGAGGTCGCCAACGTGCTGCTCGCCAAGTACATCGTCGACGGCGACACCAAGTACATCTCGCCCATCAACCTCAGGAAGCTCTACTCCCTCTGA